DNA from Flavobacteriales bacterium:
ACTTCATCGAGGTCCGAAAACTCGCGCATGTACTGCGCAATGACCACGTGTCCCATGTGGATGGGATTGAAGCTGCCGAAATAGAGTCCGACCTTTTTCATGCCTCGAGGAAGTTCAGCAGAATGGATTCGACCTCTGCAACGGCTCTATCCAAATCGTCGTTCACGATCACGTGATCGAATTTAGTCCGGTATTCGAATTCCCAATCGGCCTTACTGAGACGTTTCTGGATCTGCTCTTCGGACTCGGTGCCTCGACCGCGCAGTCGCGCTTCCAAATCGGCCCGTGAGGGTGCCATAATAAAGAAACTACAGGCCTTGTTGCCGAACATTTTCTTTAGATTGGCCCCACCGACCACGTCGATGTCGAACAGCACGGCCTTGCCCTCGTTGTGCAGGCGGGCGACCTCGCTTTTGAGGGTGCCGTAGTAGGTGCCTTTGTATACCTCTTCGAACTCGAGGAAGGCCTCGGCATCAATGCGTTTTCTGAATTCTTCGGTCGTGAGGAAGTGGTAATCGACCCCGTTTTTCTCGGCTCCTCGAGGCGCTCGGTTGGTGGCCGAAATACTGAACCCGAGTCGACCCGGAAGCCGCTCCATCAATTTACGTACGATGGTCGTTTTTCCGGAGCCCGATGGAGCGCTGAATATGACCGCTTGGGCTTCCATCAAAGGACGTTGAGTACTTGTTCTTTGATCTTTTCGAGCACGTCTTTCATTTGAACGACGTGTTTTTGGATGCCGGCGTGATTGGCCTTTGAACCGATGGTATTGATCTCCCGGCCCATTTCCTGACCGATGAATCCGAGCTTTTTACCTTGGCTCTGACCTTCCTCGAGCACGCTGATAAAGTAGCTGCAGTGCTTGCGCAGACGTACCTTTTCTTCGTTGATATCGAATTTTTCGAGGTAGTAAATGAGCTCTTGCTCAAAGCGATTTTCGTCGACCTTTTCTTTCAGTTCCTCGAGGTTCTTTTGCAAGCGTTCGCGCACTTGGGCCTGACGCTCCCCTTCGAGCGGTTCAATGGCCTCGAGCTGGTTCAAGATAAACGCTACGTTGTCGCGCAGGTCCTTTTCCATGGCGCGCCCTTCTTCAGCTCTGTGCTCATTCAAACGCTCCACAGCCTCGCTCACGACCTCGCTCAAAGCTTTCCACTCGTCGTCGCCCAGTTCTTCGCGCTCACTTTGCAGCACTTCGGGGAAGCGCAGTACGGCGGCAAGTAGGTCGCTCGATTCGCCCAGTTCTTCTGAAAGCGATTTCAGTTGAGCGTGGTACGATTTGATCAGTTCCGTATTCAGCCGGTTGCCCGATTCGGCACCGTCGCTCTCGACGTACACCGAAAGATCCGCTTTTCCGCGATTCAGCGCCTCCGCAACGACATTCCGAATCTCGAGATCCTTCTCGCGATATACCTGTGGCAGTCGCGTATTCACATCGAGGCCCTTGCTGTTCAGCGATCGAATTTCGACCGTGAGTTTCTTACTTTTAAATTGCGCCGTGGCCTTTCCAAAGCCCGTCATCGATACCACCATGGGTCCAGTTTTGAGGTCGGTAAAGGTACAAAATAGCGCCGTTCGCCAAGGTCAGTGTTTCTGCGCCTCTCGGCGCGATGCGTTCCTCGGTTTCTTCGAGACGAGATATACCCCGGCGAAGATGAGTGCCGCGCAAATGAGCATGAGAGGAGTAAGTCGATCACTCCCAACGGCCAAGGCAAAGAACGCGGCCAGTACCGGCTGAAGATAAATGTAGATGGACACCACGGAAGGGTTCACGGTTTTGAGCGCATAGGTATTGAGGAGGTAGGCCAAAAAGGTGGTGCCGAGCACTACGAAAGCCACGGCCATATAGATCTCCGCCGGCATGGATGACCAGTTGACCGCGGAGGCCTGCTTCCACCCGAAGGGTGCAACAAAAAGTAACCCGAAAGTAAAGACCCATTTGATGACGGTGATGGGTCTGTAGTGGTTCATTAGCGGCTTTACGAGCACGAGGTAAACCGCGTAGCTGGCGGCATTTAGAAAGACCAAGAGGTTCCCGAAATGCTTGTCGTTATCGAGAAGGTCCACCGCTGCGCCGTCGCCGGTGATCAAAAGTATGGCTCCGACCGCGCCGAGGGCGATGCCGAGAATCTTGACCCAGGTGATGCGTTCGTTGATGAGGAGGGCCGACATGATGAGTACCAACACAGGATTGCTGGTCATGATTATGGCCGCATTGATGGGTGTGGTGAGGTTGAGCCCTTGGAAGAACAGCATTTGGTTTCCGGCCACTCCAAAGAGCCCGCAGAGGATCAGCCGCGGGAAATGTCGCTTTTCGATTCGATCCGTTTCGAACAGTCGGCCTACCAACCAAAACAAAGTCACCGCCCCGGTGACGCGGAGTAGAATGAACCCGAGCGGCTCAATGAAATCGGGCATCACGTCCTTGGCTACGGTGTAGTTGATTCCGTAAATGAGGTTGACGACGAACAGGGCGATATGTGCTCGGTACTGTTTGGGCAAAGTGGGGGTGGCGCACTTATCCGCTAAGTTATGGATTCAGGGCATGATGTACTTCGAGGGCCGTTTTTTTGCTGTTTCCGATGAAGATTTGGTCATTCACGATAACCACGGGCCGTTTGAGGAAGGTGTATTCTTTGAGAATGTAGTTGCGGAATTCTTTTTCCGAGAGTTCTCTCTCGTGAAGGCCCAAGCCTCTGAACTTCATGGCGCGTCGGCTAAAGAGAGCTTCGTAACTCCCGGCCA
Protein-coding regions in this window:
- the gmk gene encoding guanylate kinase, encoding MEAQAVIFSAPSGSGKTTIVRKLMERLPGRLGFSISATNRAPRGAEKNGVDYHFLTTEEFRKRIDAEAFLEFEEVYKGTYYGTLKSEVARLHNEGKAVLFDIDVVGGANLKKMFGNKACSFFIMAPSRADLEARLRGRGTESEEQIQKRLSKADWEFEYRTKFDHVIVNDDLDRAVAEVESILLNFLEA
- a CDS encoding YicC family protein; the protein is MTGFGKATAQFKSKKLTVEIRSLNSKGLDVNTRLPQVYREKDLEIRNVVAEALNRGKADLSVYVESDGAESGNRLNTELIKSYHAQLKSLSEELGESSDLLAAVLRFPEVLQSEREELGDDEWKALSEVVSEAVERLNEHRAEEGRAMEKDLRDNVAFILNQLEAIEPLEGERQAQVRERLQKNLEELKEKVDENRFEQELIYYLEKFDINEEKVRLRKHCSYFISVLEEGQSQGKKLGFIGQEMGREINTIGSKANHAGIQKHVVQMKDVLEKIKEQVLNVL
- a CDS encoding EamA family transporter produces the protein MPKQYRAHIALFVVNLIYGINYTVAKDVMPDFIEPLGFILLRVTGAVTLFWLVGRLFETDRIEKRHFPRLILCGLFGVAGNQMLFFQGLNLTTPINAAIIMTSNPVLVLIMSALLINERITWVKILGIALGAVGAILLITGDGAAVDLLDNDKHFGNLLVFLNAASYAVYLVLVKPLMNHYRPITVIKWVFTFGLLFVAPFGWKQASAVNWSSMPAEIYMAVAFVVLGTTFLAYLLNTYALKTVNPSVVSIYIYLQPVLAAFFALAVGSDRLTPLMLICAALIFAGVYLVSKKPRNASRREAQKH